A genomic stretch from Lathyrus oleraceus cultivar Zhongwan6 chromosome 2, CAAS_Psat_ZW6_1.0, whole genome shotgun sequence includes:
- the LOC127119544 gene encoding protein MAIN-LIKE 2-like, protein MSLLTMGQEHRGTRANIVSFDPKKFRQRSHPMAYPDPWCVPYIERAGFGHVMHVVNATIDVKSILALCERWRPETHTFHLSTGECTGTLEDVYMLLDLRIDGKPVTGNVQQPNELCVQMLGIDLVEGEGSAKASHGIKLSSLQFYHDAIILTEDSSEQEKIIKTRFYIMLLFGNLLFPEGTGNSINFMYLSLLEDIDRISTYSWGSTVLAFLYSSLCKNAQNDHGTFSGCAFLLQTWGGKDCRG, encoded by the exons atgtctcttcttaccatgggccaagaacacagaggcactagggcGAACATTGtctcattc gatcccaagaaatttcgtcaacgttcacaccctatggcttatccagacccatggtgcgtaccttacatagagcgtgcggggttcggtcatgttatgcatgtggtaaatgccacaattgatgtgaaatctattcttgctttgtgtgaacgttggagaccagagacacacacttttcacctatcaactggtgaatgtaccggcacactagaggacgtgtacatgcttttggatcttcgaatagatggtaagcctgtgactggaaatgttcaacagcccaacgaactatgtgttcaaatgttgggcATAGATCTAGTCGAGGGTGAGGGATCTGCGAAAGCAAGTCATGGTATTAAACTATCGAGCCTCCAATTCTACCACGACGCTATAATTTTGACTGAGGATTCGTCCGAacaagaaaaaataataaaaacaaggttttacattatgttattatttgggaacttgctatttcccgaaggcacgggaaatagcataaactttatgtacttgagtttgctcgaggacatagatagaataagcacgtatagttggggttcaactgtattggctttcctatatagctctttgtgtaaaaatgcacaaaatgaccacggtacattttctggatgtgcttttttgctccaaacatggggtggtaaagattgccgaggctag